The following coding sequences lie in one Desulfovibrio psychrotolerans genomic window:
- a CDS encoding hydantoinase/oxoprolinase N-terminal domain-containing protein: MNSTQTYIIGVDAGGTYTDAVITEAASGRVIASAKRPTTHYDLSEGIRGALQAVMHASQVPPSAVSMTCVSTTLATNALVEGKGADVGLFVIGFNQWLEVPAAAARFIPGGHTIQGEEQEPLGLNFVLDGLKELHGKVDAWAVCGTMSFVNPAHELVVAKAIQLTGGVPVFCSHEASMRAGMKERATTACLNAQLLPVMRDFLDGMRRALDALDIAGEVLVVRGDARAMRMEEALRQAASTVASGPAATALFGAHQSQEQDALIVDVGGTTTDITIIRSGNPVIDPQGMTIGKWETHVEAVEMFTVGVGGDSFVRPARDGSFSLGPARVLPLCMTQNLPDPAQWLGHGPNARCIIPISRQEPAPEAPANLPPEAQAILRHLTENGPATPGQIMRALSLAEITVDQHLTRLVRLQRVAEAGFTPTDALHVLDRLQLGNAAFSLAAAKALGAVHGQDAREFSLAVLAEAERIIEETILRHVTRREAGDSLAAFLAARDRKGGSAPLISVAVSLNVPMVGIGAAARLLLPGVARRLGAHIVFPERHEVGNALGAARMAAAHVQHA, translated from the coding sequence ATGAACAGCACGCAGACATACATTATCGGCGTGGACGCCGGAGGCACATATACGGATGCGGTCATTACGGAAGCCGCATCGGGCCGGGTTATAGCCTCCGCCAAGCGTCCCACCACCCATTACGACCTGAGCGAGGGTATTCGCGGCGCACTGCAGGCGGTGATGCACGCATCGCAGGTGCCGCCGTCCGCCGTGTCCATGACCTGCGTTTCCACCACCCTTGCCACCAACGCACTGGTGGAGGGCAAGGGGGCAGATGTGGGCCTGTTTGTCATCGGCTTCAACCAATGGCTGGAAGTGCCTGCGGCGGCAGCCCGGTTCATTCCCGGCGGACACACCATTCAGGGTGAGGAGCAGGAACCGCTGGGCCTCAACTTTGTGCTGGACGGCCTGAAAGAACTGCATGGCAAGGTGGACGCGTGGGCCGTGTGCGGCACCATGTCCTTTGTGAATCCCGCCCATGAACTTGTGGTGGCCAAGGCCATTCAGCTTACCGGCGGCGTTCCGGTTTTCTGTTCCCACGAGGCAAGCATGCGGGCGGGCATGAAGGAGCGGGCCACCACCGCCTGCCTGAACGCCCAGCTTTTGCCTGTCATGCGCGATTTTCTGGACGGTATGCGCCGCGCGCTGGACGCACTGGACATTGCGGGTGAAGTGCTCGTGGTGCGCGGCGACGCCCGCGCCATGCGCATGGAAGAAGCCCTGCGCCAGGCCGCTTCCACCGTTGCCAGCGGTCCCGCCGCCACCGCCCTGTTCGGGGCGCACCAGTCTCAGGAGCAGGACGCGCTTATTGTGGACGTGGGCGGCACCACCACGGACATTACCATCATCCGCTCCGGCAACCCGGTCATAGACCCGCAGGGCATGACCATAGGCAAGTGGGAAACCCACGTGGAAGCGGTGGAAATGTTCACTGTGGGCGTGGGCGGCGACAGCTTTGTACGGCCCGCGCGCGACGGTTCCTTTTCGCTGGGTCCGGCCCGCGTGCTGCCGCTGTGCATGACGCAGAACCTGCCTGATCCGGCGCAGTGGCTGGGCCACGGCCCTAACGCGCGCTGCATCATACCCATTTCCAGACAGGAGCCTGCACCGGAAGCACCGGCAAATCTTCCACCGGAAGCGCAGGCCATTCTGCGCCACCTGACCGAAAACGGCCCGGCCACGCCCGGCCAGATCATGCGTGCCCTCTCCCTTGCCGAGATCACCGTGGACCAGCACCTCACCCGGCTGGTCAGGCTCCAGCGGGTAGCCGAGGCAGGCTTTACCCCCACGGATGCCCTGCATGTGCTGGACAGGCTTCAGCTTGGCAACGCGGCTTTCTCCCTTGCCGCAGCAAAGGCACTGGGGGCTGTGCACGGACAGGATGCCCGCGAATTCTCCCTTGCCGTGCTGGCAGAGGCGGAGCGCATCATTGAGGAAACGATTCTGCGCCATGTCACCCGCCGCGAGGCAGGCGACAGTCTGGCGGCGTTTCTGGCGGCACGCGACCGCAAGGGGGGCAGTGCCCCGCTCATTTCCGTGGCAGTTTCGCTCAACGTGCCCATGGTGGGCATAGGCGCGGCTGCCCGCCTGCTTCTGCCCGGCGTGGCGCGCAGGCTGGGAGCGCACATCGTCTTTCCGGAACGGCATGAGGTGGGCAACGCTCTGGGAGCAGCCCGCATGGCGGCGGCTCACGTGCAGCACGCGTAA
- a CDS encoding GntR family transcriptional regulator: MIQKSTYAEQVVAYLKDKILNGDMKPGQRIKESLVAAELEISRAPVREALLQLMREGIVVSRPQVGKSVVSLTAKQILDSYVLGGVLEGFALAQTTHLFTDADYAHLAGIVAKMGEIAAGSRDVSEMTRLDHEFHNSMFAKVDSELLVEFSLRSSRGVTHFLLSHHLKALYPPEAIYQRHKALLDVLKAGDGLTIERYMRDHYRETGELMARYGSDVFTGEDAD, encoded by the coding sequence ATGATTCAGAAGAGTACCTACGCGGAGCAGGTTGTCGCCTACCTCAAGGACAAGATCCTGAATGGTGATATGAAGCCGGGGCAGCGCATCAAGGAAAGCCTGGTGGCCGCCGAACTGGAGATTAGCCGTGCTCCGGTGCGGGAGGCCCTGTTGCAGCTTATGCGCGAGGGGATCGTGGTTTCCCGTCCGCAGGTGGGCAAGTCCGTGGTGTCTCTCACGGCCAAGCAGATTCTGGACAGCTATGTGCTGGGCGGGGTGCTGGAAGGCTTTGCCCTTGCGCAGACCACGCATCTGTTCACGGATGCGGACTACGCGCACCTTGCCGGGATAGTGGCCAAGATGGGAGAGATTGCCGCAGGTTCGCGTGATGTAAGCGAGATGACGCGGCTGGACCATGAGTTTCACAACTCCATGTTTGCGAAGGTGGACAGTGAGCTGCTGGTGGAGTTTTCTCTGCGTTCCAGCCGGGGGGTTACCCATTTTCTGCTCAGCCATCACCTTAAGGCTCTCTATCCTCCCGAGGCCATATACCAGCGGCACAAGGCATTGCTGGATGTGCTGAAGGCCGGGGACGGGCTTACCATAGAGCGCTACATGCGCGACCACTACCGCGAAACGGGAGAACTGATGGCCCGGTACGGGTCCGATGTTTTTACCGGAGAAGACGCGGACTAG